One Diospyros lotus cultivar Yz01 chromosome 1, ASM1463336v1, whole genome shotgun sequence genomic window carries:
- the LOC127793262 gene encoding pentatricopeptide repeat-containing protein At1g08070, chloroplastic-like yields MKKLGTRPDSVTFLAVLHACAHAGLVERGKEYFDMMKYYKISPKVEHYGCMVDLLGRAGLIKEARELINRMETKPNVIMWGALLSACSIYGDIQTGEWTAQINAMDGSYVLLGDLYAAARRFNGVNAIREMLLQNGICKLPGCSIIEIDDVTYEFVASDKSHLKSQEIYMVLDELSIKLKMAGYVPMLAQHEEDFGNNLSTRI; encoded by the coding sequence ATGAAAAAATTAGGAACAAGACCGGATTCTGTCACCTTCCTTGCTGTATTACATGCCTGTGCCCATGCCGGTTTGGTCGAAAGAGGTAAAGAGTATTTTGATATGATGAAGTATTATAAGATCAGCCCAAAAGTTGAGCACTATGGTTGCATGGTTGACCTCCTTGGCCGTGCGGGGCTCATAAAAGAGGCCAGGGAGCTTATTAACAGAATGGAGACCAAGCCCAATGTTATTATGTGGGGAGCACTGCTCAGCGCATGCAGTATCTATGGTGATATTCAGACTGGTGAGTGGACAGCTCAAATAAACGCGATGGATGGATCTTACGTGCTCTTAGGGGATTTATATGCAGCGGCTAGAAGATTTAACGGCGTTAATGCAATTAGAGAGATGCTGCTGCAAAATGGAATATGTAAACTGCCTGGTTGCAGCATAATTGAGATTGATGATGTTACTTACGAGTTCGTTGCTTCAGACAAGTCACACCTTAAGTCACAAGAGATCTACATGGTTTTAGATGAATTGAGCATCAAGCTCAAGATGGCTGGCTACGTTCCCATGCTTGCTCAACACGAAGAGGATTTCGGCAATAATCTATCTACCAGGATATAA